A segment of the Desulforegula conservatrix Mb1Pa genome:
CTGTAAATCATACATTTACGGATCTTATATACTCGCTTGAAAAACTATATCCGCTTGACACTGATCTCAGGAAAACGATTTTAAGATTAGAAACAAAGCAGGAGATTTGTTCTTTTGAGGATTATGTCCGCACTGATATTTCAGATGAGGACATCATTATTCTGAGGGAAGCAGTCAAACAGTTTGAAAAAATTGCGAACGAGGTATGCCTTTATGAAAAAGCACCTGGGATTCTTTTTGGATAAAGCTGCCATAATCAACTACTTCTGGATTCCGTCCTGGACAGAAATGACGGGAACCAGACTTTTTTCGACATTGTCGTTTTTAGTATCTGGGGGAGGCAATATGAAGCTTTCGGAAAAATGTATCGAACTTGCGATGTTTTTCACCCTCGTATTTGTTTTGACTCTCGTGGTCATTTTTGCACGCTGAAAAAATGGGCATAAAAGCAACATGATATTGATGACTCGCAAAAAGTCAAAAAAAGGCGGTGACGTCATGCCGGACTTGATCCGGCATCGACTTCTGGATTCCGGACTGCGCCGGAACTATGGGAATCAAAAAAATGTACAAGAAATGACAATCACGTCATGTTTTAAGTCTGGCGTCCCTCATGATCATATTTAAAGACATACGGTGTCTGACTATTGCCGATATTGACAAGTGTCGCCAAAGGATTGGCGCTGCTTTTAAATTCCGAATACTTTGAAGCAAGTGAAGTTATGTCACTCCAGTCAGGATCAGAGTTCATGAATTCGGCAAGATTCATGTTGCTGATCCTCGTCTGAATATCCTTGGTATAATTCAGAATTCCCGAGTTTGCATTCAGACCTTTAAGCGAAAGAGCAAAGCTTTTATCCTCATTCAGAGCCTTTTCAAGCTTTGCTTTGCCGGAAAAATTTTCCTTGATCGTTATCTTAGATTTTAAATCAAAGGAAAGCGTTATTTCCTGATCACTTGAGACACCCTGCTCTTTCATTAAAGAAGCAAGTTTCTGGTTAACAGCTTCAGTCTGAATTTCAGCCGCAGCTTTAAAATCGCTTAACCTGAGCGGACCTGTCGGGTTAAGTCCCATAGCCTCCCGCGTCCTTGCTGCAGCCACATCATCTGAAAGGGTTACAGTGTCTCTTGATGATGATGAAGTGGCTTTGGTTTCAGTTCCTGCTTTTGAAGTTTTCGATGCCTCAGAAGAATCCGTGACCTTTTCGTATGGGTTATTGTACAAGCTGTTTGTGCTATATGCATTATTCAAAATTGATACCATTTTTTCCTCCTTATATTGATAGCCAGACAAAGAATGCATTTTTAGTGCCATCTATAAAACAAAATAGTCAATTCTCCGTCATAAAAGCCACTTGGCCGAGGTGCGCACAAACTTCAAGGATTGCTCACAAGATACATGAGTCGGCTCGCTTTTTGAAGTAACTACTGCTATATGTGAAAAGCCATGCTAAACATCAGGGATTTATGGATCAAAATCATCAGCCAAAACCATCGGCGTAGAAAATCTAAAAACAGGAATAACATATGAGAGAAATTGAAATTAACGCAGAACCTGTGGAACTATATAAAATTCTTAAATTCGAAAATCTCGCGTCAAGCGGAGGCGAAGCCAAGCATGTCATTTCCGAAGGTCATGTGATTGTTAACGGGGAAGTTGAAACAAGAAAACGCAAAAAAATCTTTGCAGGGGATATCATTGAATTTGGAAATGAAAAAATAAGGATAGTAGTCAAGCCAGACTTATAAAAGGGATTTGGATGCGGTTTTCCCCTGTATTATCTTTTTTGTATAACAGAACTATTATTAAGGGCTTTCAACATGTTTCTTTATTCAGGAACCTGCTGAAGTTTTTTTTGTTCATTATTCTTTTGTACTGTTTACATTCTTACGTTTTTGCAAAAGGTTATATTGAACAAAAAATATTTCCGGATCAGTCTCTTATGAGTCAGGTCAATGCAAAAACACCCGGAAATCAGATCCCCTGGTTCCAGGACCAGGAACAATATGATGTCAAACTTGAAGCCAAGCTTACAGACGAAAGGCAGCTGACAAAAATAATCAAAGGAGATTATTCCTATACGCTATACAGATTCACCTACAGCCTGGAAAAGCTTATTGAAGGAGAATTCCCTCATAAAGAGCTGATTTTCTACATTGAGAGGCAATTCCCAACACGAGAATCCGGGATTGTATATAAGGAACTCTGGCCTTTCAACAAAACCGGCTCACTCATTTTCAAGCTTCGAAAGGGAGAAAAGCGATTCGACATAGTTTCAATCGAAAACTGACTGTATTTCAAAGGATGTACATGGGAAAAGCCATCATTACATTATTTCTGCTCCTTACGCTGCCATATTCAATACTGGCCAGTGATAGGAATCTCAGTAACTGTGAAATAAAACCCCAAAGTGGCAAAACCATTCAGTCAAACTATGCACAAATTGATACGACCCTGTATTTTTCAGAAGAGCAGGCAAACATAAAAAAAGCGAGCAAAATAGTCTCAAGAAAAGGTGAGGAGCTTGAGCTTAAAGCCCAAACTCGAACTGTAGTTCTGAAAAATAATTTAACTGAAGGTGAATCTGCCGTAAAATACGCATTCATATCCCATATGAAAGATATTGGATATTTCCTGGTGCTTGTGGGAGGATGGGAGGGACATGAGTTTCTTCTTGTCAGCGTCAGGGCAGGCAACGAAATCAGTCTGGAAGGAAGGCCAATAGTCTCACCTGACAAAAAAAGACTTGCCGCCTCTTCAATTGATCTTGAGGCAGGCTACCTCTCAAATTCGATACAAATCTGGAATATAGAAACATCCAGCCCCAAGATAGAATTCGAGACAGACTTTGGTGAAAAATGCGGGCCGTCAGATTTAAAATGGATTAACAATCAGAGCCTGAAATTCATCAGAAACACTCTTGAAAGCCCAGAGAAGCTCAAATGTCTTGGCTCTGAATTCCAAATAAATTGGATCAAAGGAAAATGGGAAATAAAATAGATACAGACTTTCCAAAATTTAATGTGGTTATGCTCAATTCTCAGTAACATTTGAAAGTTCATGGGCTTAAGATTTTTAAAACTCTAAAAATATCAGTTTTTTGCCTACTAACAAAACCATAAAGTTTTTGCGGAGTTTTTTACAAAAAGCGACCCGCCGAAGGCACTCGGCTTAACGTCGGATTACGGACAAAGGGAGTCCTAATCAGACCTACGCATCACCCTTTTTTGATGGCAAATTAACCATAAAAGGCACTTCTTAACTGAAAATCAGGCAGAGCCACAAAATTTAAAACAGATCACAAAGCCTCAAATTCACCGTCCGTAATATCAATTCTTTTATTTTAGGCCATTTTGTGCACAGTTTCTATTCTGGAAATGAATGAATATGCATTCTGTCTTATATTTGACACGTTTAAATATCTTTGATACGAGTTTCCAGCCTGAAATTATAACCTTAAACTGTTTCAAATTGGGGGAGACAATGAAAAAAACAGCTATTGCATTATTCTCGGCTTTTTTTCTTATGGCGGGTGTAGCGTCAGCTGCGGACACCGTCAAAATAGGTGTTATGGGTCCAATGACTGGTCAGTGGGCAAGTGAAGGCCAGGGGATGAAGGATGTCATTTCCATAATGGCCGATGATTTGAATGCTGCCGGAGGCGTTGCCGGTAAAAAAATTGAAGTCGTTGTGGAAGATGATGCAGGTGATCCAAGAACTGCGTCTCTTGCTGCACAGAAACTCTCCACAAAAGGCGTAGTAGCTGTAATCGGCACGTATGGTTCATCAATCACAGAAGCCACCCAGAATATATATGATGAAGCAGGCATAATCCAGATTGGAACAGGCTCCACAGCCAACAATCTGACAGAAAAAGGTCTAAAGCTTTTCTTCAGAACAGCCCCAAGAAATGACGAGCAGAGCAATGTGGCAGCAAAGGCAATTACTGCTGCAGGATACAAAAACATTGCCATTCTTCATGACAACACCTCTTTTGCAAAGACCCTTGCAGACGAATCAAAGGCGATCATTGAAAAAGCTGGCGTAAAGGTTGTTTTCTTTGACGCTCTTACTCCAGGTGAAAGGGACTATTCAGCAATCCTTACAAAAATTAAATCAGTTAATCCGGATGCAATTTTCTATACTGGTTACTATCCTGAAGCAGGACTTCTTCTCCGCCAGAAAATGGAAATGAACCTGAAGGTTCCGGTAATAGGCAGCGACGCGACCAATAATCCTGACCTTATAAAGATTGCAGGAGCTCCTGCTGCCGAAGGTTTTTCATTTGTAAGCGCTCCTGTTCCACAGGATCTTGCTACTCCTGAAGCAAAAGATTTCACAGCAAAATTTTCAAAAAAATATGGCAAAGCTCCTGCGTCAATATATGCGGTTCTTGCCGGTGATGCTTTCAAGGCAATATGCGAAGCGATCAAGGCAACAAATTCGACTGATCCTAAAAAACTTGCTGACTTCATGCACACTCAGCTCAAAAACCTTAAAGGCATCTCAGGTGATATTTCATTTGATGCAAAGGGAGACAGAGTCGGCAGTGTTTACAAGGTATACAAAGTCGATGCTAAAGGCGCTTTTGTAATGCAGCCCTAAAAGTTTTAAATAATTCAATCCGGTTCTGTCTCATCGTGGACAG
Coding sequences within it:
- a CDS encoding RNA-binding S4 domain-containing protein — translated: MREIEINAEPVELYKILKFENLASSGGEAKHVISEGHVIVNGEVETRKRKKIFAGDIIEFGNEKIRIVVKPDL
- a CDS encoding branched-chain amino acid ABC transporter substrate-binding protein, with product MKKTAIALFSAFFLMAGVASAADTVKIGVMGPMTGQWASEGQGMKDVISIMADDLNAAGGVAGKKIEVVVEDDAGDPRTASLAAQKLSTKGVVAVIGTYGSSITEATQNIYDEAGIIQIGTGSTANNLTEKGLKLFFRTAPRNDEQSNVAAKAITAAGYKNIAILHDNTSFAKTLADESKAIIEKAGVKVVFFDALTPGERDYSAILTKIKSVNPDAIFYTGYYPEAGLLLRQKMEMNLKVPVIGSDATNNPDLIKIAGAPAAEGFSFVSAPVPQDLATPEAKDFTAKFSKKYGKAPASIYAVLAGDAFKAICEAIKATNSTDPKKLADFMHTQLKNLKGISGDISFDAKGDRVGSVYKVYKVDAKGAFVMQP